In one Legionella clemsonensis genomic region, the following are encoded:
- a CDS encoding UDP-N-acetylmuramoyl-L-alanyl-D-glutamate--2,6-diaminopimelate ligase produces MKLAELMRPWVNIALPDCEISGLQNDSRQISPGFLFLAYPGAHTDGRLFISQAVASGASAIVYDPAGWSTAKLPEQVIGIPLENLAAKLGDIASRFYHYPAKKLTATGVTGTNGKTTIAYQLAQAYDLLGESAAYIGTIGQGKIAELKELGNTTPDALCLQQLLATYQQNAVQQVCMEVSSHALCQHRVDSIEFQQAIFTNLSHEHLDYHLTMEAYAKAKTLLFAKPTLKSAIINRDDSYYQLMKDAITAISCQVVSYGIKEEAADVRALNWQVDLTGTTFDVLSPWGQLQLKINALGFFNIYNALAIFSSLAVNNYPIATIASIMSKLQAAHGRMEVVSHEPYIIVDYAHTPDALENVLATLSRIKKNRLLVVFGCGGDRDKTKRPMMGKIAEQYSDIAIITSDNPRTEDPMTIIKDVEAGVANPSRIVKIVDRREAIAKALSLAEKDDIVLISGKGHETYQQIGNLRSFFSDQDAVRKLVNK; encoded by the coding sequence ATGAAACTGGCTGAATTGATGCGTCCATGGGTTAATATAGCCCTTCCTGATTGTGAAATTTCAGGATTGCAAAACGATAGTCGCCAAATTAGCCCGGGCTTTTTATTTCTGGCTTATCCTGGGGCACACACTGATGGTCGATTGTTCATTTCACAAGCAGTCGCTTCAGGTGCTTCTGCGATAGTGTATGATCCTGCTGGCTGGTCGACTGCCAAGTTACCTGAACAGGTTATTGGTATCCCGCTAGAAAATCTTGCAGCAAAACTTGGCGACATCGCCAGTCGTTTTTATCATTATCCTGCGAAAAAGTTAACAGCAACCGGTGTCACCGGAACGAATGGAAAAACAACCATTGCTTATCAATTGGCTCAAGCCTATGACCTATTAGGAGAAAGTGCTGCATACATTGGTACCATTGGGCAAGGAAAAATTGCAGAGCTTAAAGAATTAGGGAATACAACCCCCGATGCATTATGTCTACAACAGCTATTGGCAACTTATCAACAGAATGCAGTTCAACAGGTCTGCATGGAAGTGTCTTCACATGCTCTATGTCAGCATCGGGTTGATAGCATTGAATTTCAGCAAGCCATTTTTACCAATCTAAGCCATGAGCATCTGGATTATCATCTCACGATGGAGGCTTATGCCAAGGCAAAAACATTATTGTTTGCTAAACCTACCCTCAAATCAGCCATTATTAATCGGGATGACTCCTACTATCAGTTAATGAAAGATGCTATTACTGCCATTTCATGCCAAGTGGTTAGCTATGGTATTAAAGAAGAAGCAGCCGATGTACGCGCTTTAAATTGGCAGGTTGATTTAACTGGAACAACTTTTGATGTTTTGTCCCCTTGGGGGCAATTGCAGTTAAAAATAAATGCCTTGGGTTTTTTTAATATTTATAATGCATTGGCAATTTTTTCAAGTTTGGCGGTCAATAATTATCCTATCGCAACCATTGCTTCCATTATGAGCAAGCTACAGGCAGCTCATGGCCGAATGGAAGTAGTTTCTCATGAACCTTATATCATTGTTGATTATGCGCATACACCAGATGCATTGGAAAACGTGCTTGCTACGTTAAGCAGAATCAAAAAAAATCGTCTTTTAGTGGTGTTTGGTTGCGGTGGTGACAGGGATAAAACTAAACGTCCCATGATGGGAAAAATTGCTGAACAATACAGTGACATTGCTATCATTACCAGTGATAATCCACGCACAGAAGATCCCATGACTATTATTAAAGACGTTGAAGCCGGAGTTGCTAATCCTTCTCGAATTGTGAAAATTGTTGATCGACGAGAAGCAATTGCTAAGGCACTCAGTTTGGCAGAAAAAGATGATATTGTTCTGATTTCGGGCAAAGGGCATGAAACTTATCAGCAAATAGGAAATTTACGTTCTTTTTTCTCTGATCAAGACGCAGTACGAAAATTAGTTAATAAATAG
- a CDS encoding NAD(P)-dependent oxidoreductase — protein sequence MKILADATLPGLFNAFPKPFELTLYYNTAELTQLLKNHQILICRSTLKVTEHLLKNTALNYVATASSGTDHIDESFLKSRRIKLFDAKGSNATAVADYVIASLAFLQKYKDFKGTNAAVIGVGKVGSKVLERLQATGLHTVAYDPPKSKRQHNFMSCSLEAVTQCDLIAIHANLHFNQPDASFNLINQAVLKKLKPHCAIINASRGSIVNEKELLQQAQPLLYCTDVYNNEPAISTDIVNFATLCTPHIAGHSLEAKDDAVIILSQKLHAAYGLALPEYTLPAIQQAPPMPGGQTWQDYVLSLYNPIYETERLKKAGNLETAFLSLRKAHQQRHDFAMYAKELPADKKILRILGCG from the coding sequence ATGAAAATTCTTGCTGATGCTACATTACCAGGGTTATTTAATGCTTTTCCAAAACCTTTTGAATTAACTTTATATTATAATACTGCTGAGCTCACTCAATTACTAAAAAATCACCAGATTTTAATTTGTCGCTCCACCTTGAAGGTGACAGAGCATTTATTGAAAAATACCGCTTTGAATTACGTTGCCACGGCAAGCAGTGGAACTGATCATATTGATGAGAGTTTTCTCAAGTCACGGCGAATAAAATTATTTGATGCCAAAGGGAGTAATGCGACAGCTGTTGCTGATTATGTAATTGCAAGCCTTGCATTTTTGCAAAAATATAAAGATTTTAAAGGAACTAACGCTGCTGTAATAGGTGTAGGTAAAGTGGGTTCTAAAGTTCTGGAACGTCTGCAAGCAACTGGTTTACATACCGTTGCCTATGATCCTCCAAAAAGCAAGCGCCAGCATAATTTTATGAGTTGTTCGCTCGAAGCTGTCACTCAATGTGATCTCATTGCTATCCATGCAAACTTACATTTTAATCAGCCTGATGCCAGTTTTAATCTCATCAATCAGGCTGTTTTAAAAAAATTAAAACCTCATTGCGCTATTATTAATGCTTCTCGTGGTAGTATTGTTAATGAAAAGGAGTTATTGCAGCAAGCCCAACCCTTACTTTATTGCACCGATGTTTATAATAATGAACCTGCCATTAGTACAGACATTGTCAATTTTGCAACATTATGTACGCCTCATATCGCAGGACACAGTCTTGAAGCAAAAGATGACGCAGTGATTATACTAAGTCAAAAACTTCATGCTGCCTATGGATTGGCTTTACCAGAATATACACTTCCTGCCATTCAACAAGCTCCTCCAATGCCAGGTGGACAAACCTGGCAAGACTATGTTCTATCATTATACAATCCGATTTATGAGACTGAGCGTTTAAAAAAAGCTGGCAATCTGGAAACAGCTTTTCTAAGTTTACGTAAAGCACATCAACAACGGCATGATTTTGCTATGTATGCAAAAGAATTACCGGCAGATAAAAAAATTTTAAGAATTCTTGGTTGTGGATAA
- a CDS encoding peptidoglycan D,D-transpeptidase FtsI family protein encodes MKAKGVLARLAVVSLFFLMLLIALLWRMVDLTILHRQFLQVQGDARSVRVVDIPAYRGMIIDRQGTPLAVSTPVQSVWVNPQTFSANAQQLAELSRLVNIPAKTLLTRVEKAKNREFLYLRRQLPPMIAKKIEQLKIPGINFQQEFKRYYPAGDSTAQLLGFTNIDDIGIEGLELAYQDWLMGINGKKRVLRDRMGQIIEELGVIKEPRPGHDLVLSIDNRIQYLAYHELQNTLEKFAAKSGSVVVVDATSGEILAAANAPSFNPNARGRYTRDSYRNKAITDTFEPGSVIKPFSIASALSTGLFKPDTIIDTRPSWMIVHGHTIRDVHNYGVLDVTGVLQHSSNVGVTKMVLQSPPEQLIGLLQRSGFGQRTESGYPGESDGSIVHVKDANPFVLATLGFGYGLSVTALQMAKGYLIFANKGRSVPVTLLHNQPTPPGEQVVDEKTAEQILAMMEAVLGNEGTGKQARVPGYRVAGKTGTARIAGKNGYEANRHIASFAGIAPVSNPKLIVVVVIHEPTKNSYYGAAVAAPLFAQVMSGALRILEVPPDKTTM; translated from the coding sequence ATGAAAGCAAAAGGTGTTCTGGCTCGTCTTGCGGTTGTGTCACTGTTTTTTCTTATGCTTTTGATAGCCTTGCTATGGCGAATGGTCGATTTGACCATTTTACATCGGCAATTTCTGCAAGTTCAGGGTGACGCTCGCAGCGTACGGGTTGTTGATATTCCTGCGTACCGTGGCATGATCATTGATAGACAGGGAACACCACTTGCTGTGAGTACTCCTGTGCAATCAGTCTGGGTAAATCCTCAGACTTTTTCAGCGAATGCACAGCAGTTAGCCGAATTATCTCGCCTGGTAAATATTCCAGCCAAAACATTGTTAACACGTGTTGAGAAGGCCAAAAATCGCGAATTTTTATATTTGCGTCGCCAACTGCCTCCTATGATTGCCAAAAAGATTGAGCAATTAAAAATTCCAGGGATTAATTTTCAACAAGAGTTCAAACGCTATTATCCCGCAGGAGACAGCACTGCCCAGTTATTAGGGTTTACCAACATTGATGATATTGGCATTGAAGGTCTAGAACTTGCCTATCAGGACTGGTTAATGGGAATTAATGGTAAAAAACGAGTCTTGAGGGATAGGATGGGACAAATTATTGAGGAACTTGGTGTGATAAAAGAGCCTCGTCCAGGTCATGATCTTGTTTTAAGCATTGATAATCGTATTCAATACTTAGCCTACCATGAATTACAAAATACACTGGAGAAATTTGCTGCCAAATCAGGATCAGTTGTAGTCGTAGACGCGACCAGTGGTGAAATTTTAGCAGCAGCAAACGCGCCGTCTTTTAATCCTAATGCCCGTGGACGCTATACGCGAGATAGTTATCGCAATAAAGCAATCACAGATACTTTTGAACCTGGTTCGGTGATTAAACCTTTCAGTATCGCGAGTGCTCTTAGTACAGGTTTATTTAAACCGGATACCATTATTGATACACGTCCCAGCTGGATGATAGTACATGGTCATACTATTCGAGATGTCCATAATTATGGCGTATTGGATGTTACTGGTGTTTTACAACATTCCAGTAATGTGGGGGTGACAAAAATGGTTTTACAAAGCCCACCAGAACAACTGATCGGTTTATTGCAGCGAAGCGGATTTGGGCAACGCACAGAAAGCGGTTATCCTGGGGAAAGTGATGGTAGTATAGTGCATGTTAAAGATGCCAATCCTTTTGTATTAGCTACACTGGGTTTTGGCTATGGTTTGTCAGTGACAGCCTTACAAATGGCCAAAGGTTATCTTATTTTTGCAAATAAAGGTCGCTCAGTACCGGTAACATTACTGCATAATCAGCCGACGCCGCCAGGTGAGCAAGTTGTCGACGAAAAGACAGCAGAGCAAATTCTGGCAATGATGGAAGCAGTACTTGGTAATGAGGGGACAGGTAAACAGGCAAGAGTACCTGGTTATCGGGTTGCAGGTAAAACGGGTACGGCACGTATTGCTGGAAAGAATGGTTACGAAGCCAATCGCCATATTGCGAGTTTTGCAGGGATTGCACCGGTATCAAATCCGAAATTAATCGTAGTAGTAGTCATTCATGAACCAACAAAAAACAGTTATTATGGCGCAGCAGTTGCTGCTCCTCTTTTTGCACAGGTGATGTCCGGAGCATTGCGAATATTAGAAGTTCCTCCTGATAAAACAACAATGTGA